One Saccharopolyspora erythraea NRRL 2338 genomic region harbors:
- a CDS encoding cystathionine gamma-lyase, producing the protein MADYGDGTRCVHGGQAAPEPGAPLSHGPVFAAPYHLGGGDFYGRAGNPGWRGLEEAIGELDGGRCVLLPSGMAAISTLLRSVLRAGDALILPSDGYYATRELVRDEFAELSLDVREIPTAGPWEDGVFDGVRLVLLETPSNPGLDVCDIAALAERAHAAGALVAVDNTTATPIGQRPLELGADIVVASDTKALAGHSDLLMGHVSVRDEELAERLVRARTLSGSIPGPFETWLVHRSMATLDLRLARQAENAAALAEVLREHPAVSGLRWPGMAADPAHELAGRQMRRWGGVLRFELADAGAVEEFVRRSRLVVAATSFGGLHTTADRRAQWGDPVPEGFVRLSAGCEDTADLVADVVQALG; encoded by the coding sequence ATGGCGGACTACGGGGACGGCACGCGCTGCGTCCACGGTGGCCAGGCCGCGCCGGAACCGGGCGCGCCGCTGTCGCACGGGCCGGTGTTCGCGGCGCCGTACCACCTCGGCGGCGGCGACTTCTACGGCCGCGCGGGCAATCCGGGCTGGCGGGGGCTGGAAGAGGCGATCGGGGAGCTCGACGGTGGCCGCTGCGTGCTGCTGCCGTCGGGGATGGCCGCGATCAGCACGCTGCTGCGGTCGGTGCTGCGCGCGGGGGACGCGCTCATCCTGCCGTCGGACGGCTACTACGCCACCAGGGAGCTGGTGCGCGACGAGTTCGCCGAGCTCTCCCTCGACGTGCGTGAGATCCCCACCGCCGGACCGTGGGAGGACGGCGTCTTCGACGGAGTTCGGCTGGTGCTGCTGGAAACGCCGTCGAACCCGGGCCTCGACGTCTGCGACATCGCCGCGCTCGCCGAGCGCGCGCACGCGGCGGGCGCGCTGGTGGCGGTCGACAACACCACCGCGACGCCGATCGGGCAGCGTCCGCTGGAGCTCGGCGCCGACATCGTCGTCGCCAGCGACACCAAGGCCCTGGCCGGGCACAGCGACCTGCTGATGGGCCACGTCTCGGTGCGCGACGAGGAGCTCGCCGAGCGGCTGGTCCGGGCGCGCACGCTGTCCGGGTCGATTCCCGGGCCGTTCGAGACCTGGCTGGTGCACCGCAGCATGGCGACGCTGGACCTGCGGCTGGCGCGGCAGGCCGAGAACGCGGCGGCGCTGGCGGAGGTCCTGCGCGAGCACCCGGCGGTCTCCGGCCTGCGCTGGCCGGGGATGGCCGCCGACCCCGCGCACGAGCTCGCGGGGCGGCAGATGCGCCGCTGGGGCGGGGTGCTGCGCTTCGAGCTGGCCGACGCCGGTGCGGTCGAGGAGTTCGTCCGGCGCAGCAGGCTGGTCGTGGCGGCGACGAGCTTCGGCGGCCTGCACACCACGGCGGACCGGCGGGCGCAGTGGGGCGACCCGGTGCCGGAGGGCTTCGTGCGGCTCTCGGCCGGGTGCGAGGACACCGCCGACCTCGTCGCCGACGTCGTGCAGGCCCTGGGCTGA
- a CDS encoding NAD(P)H-dependent glycerol-3-phosphate dehydrogenase: MPEQADQNGRVPAKVAVLGAGSWGTTFAKVLADAGTDVTLWARRTEVAEEINSTRVNAGYLPGIVLPQRLRATDDAAEAMHGTDAVVLAVPSQTLRENLAGWQPLLPERATLVSLAKGVELSTLKRMSEVVSEVADVAMEQVAVVSGPNLAREIAAEQPTATVVACNDHDRAVALQQACSTPYFRPYTNTDLVGIELAGACKNVIALACGMAVGLGYGHNTMSSLITRGLAETTRLGVALGAEPMTFAGLAGLGDLVATCMSPLSRNRTFGERLGRGETLAQAQDAAHGQVAEGVKSCSSIRQLAARTGVEMPITDVVHRVCHEGLEPGPAAAELLGRERKAE; encoded by the coding sequence ATGCCTGAGCAGGCGGATCAGAACGGGCGCGTCCCGGCGAAGGTCGCCGTGCTCGGCGCGGGCTCGTGGGGCACCACCTTCGCGAAGGTGCTCGCCGACGCGGGGACCGACGTGACGCTGTGGGCGCGGCGGACCGAGGTCGCCGAGGAGATCAACTCCACCCGCGTCAACGCCGGCTACCTGCCGGGGATCGTGCTGCCGCAACGGCTGCGGGCGACCGACGACGCGGCCGAGGCGATGCACGGCACCGACGCGGTGGTGCTGGCCGTGCCGAGCCAGACGCTGCGGGAGAACCTCGCGGGTTGGCAACCGCTGTTGCCCGAGCGCGCGACCCTGGTCAGCCTCGCCAAGGGCGTGGAGCTGAGCACGCTCAAGCGGATGAGCGAGGTCGTCAGCGAGGTGGCCGACGTCGCGATGGAGCAGGTCGCCGTGGTGTCCGGGCCGAACCTGGCGCGCGAGATCGCCGCCGAGCAGCCGACCGCGACCGTGGTCGCGTGCAACGACCACGACCGGGCCGTCGCGTTGCAGCAGGCGTGCTCGACGCCGTACTTCCGCCCCTACACCAACACCGACCTGGTCGGCATCGAGCTCGCCGGGGCGTGCAAGAACGTGATCGCGCTGGCCTGCGGGATGGCCGTCGGGCTCGGCTACGGGCACAACACGATGTCGTCGCTGATCACCCGCGGACTCGCCGAGACCACCCGGCTCGGGGTGGCGCTCGGCGCCGAGCCGATGACCTTCGCCGGCCTGGCCGGCCTCGGCGACCTGGTCGCCACCTGCATGTCGCCGCTGTCGCGCAACCGGACCTTCGGCGAGCGCCTCGGCCGCGGCGAAACGCTGGCGCAGGCCCAGGACGCCGCGCACGGGCAGGTCGCCGAGGGCGTGAAGTCGTGCTCGTCGATCCGCCAGCTCGCCGCGCGCACCGGCGTGGAGATGCCGATCACCGATGTGGTGCACCGGGTTTGCCACGAAGGACTCGAGCCCGGGCCGGCGGCGGCCGAGCTGCTGGGCCGCGAACGCAAGGCGGAGTAG
- a CDS encoding lysophospholipid acyltransferase family protein, which produces MTEPRSLRRRRRTTNEKARGLGKFWLGLARAVCYPLTGLLARTRVTGLENVPAEGPVLLVFNHVSHLDPVFDAVTVHRAGRIPRFLAKNTLWNVPVLRNVLNGVEQIPVYRGTVDAQKSLRAAHEAMEGSKAVIIYPDGTITKDPEGWPMTPKFGIARLALGHEVPVVPAARWGTRDVYDHYRKKFRPFPRKTVHFRFGEPLDLSAYRGRELDNHLLREVTDLAMHRVRDLLGEIRGEQPPAEYYSAARKRSRSEDGDA; this is translated from the coding sequence GTGACCGAACCGAGGAGTCTCCGGCGCAGGCGGAGGACCACCAACGAGAAAGCACGCGGGCTCGGCAAGTTCTGGCTGGGGCTGGCCCGGGCGGTCTGCTACCCCCTGACCGGCCTGCTGGCCAGGACCAGGGTCACGGGCCTGGAGAACGTCCCCGCCGAGGGCCCGGTCCTGCTGGTGTTCAACCACGTCTCGCACCTGGACCCCGTCTTCGACGCCGTCACCGTGCACCGGGCGGGGCGCATCCCGCGGTTCCTGGCCAAGAACACGCTGTGGAACGTGCCCGTGCTGCGCAACGTCCTCAACGGGGTCGAGCAGATCCCCGTCTACCGGGGCACCGTCGACGCGCAGAAGAGCCTGCGGGCGGCGCACGAGGCGATGGAGGGGTCCAAGGCCGTCATCATCTACCCGGACGGCACCATCACCAAGGACCCCGAAGGCTGGCCGATGACGCCCAAGTTCGGCATCGCGCGACTGGCGCTGGGCCACGAGGTGCCGGTGGTGCCCGCGGCGCGGTGGGGCACCCGCGACGTCTACGACCACTACCGGAAGAAGTTCCGGCCGTTCCCGCGCAAGACCGTCCACTTCCGGTTCGGCGAGCCGCTGGACCTGTCGGCGTACCGCGGGCGGGAGCTGGACAACCATTTGCTGCGCGAGGTCACCGACCTGGCGATGCACCGGGTCCGCGACCTGCTCGGTGAGATCCGCGGCGAGCAGCCGCCCGCCGAGTACTACTCCGCGGCCCGCAAGCGCAGCCGGAGCGAAGATGGCGATGCCTGA